In a genomic window of Variovorax paradoxus:
- a CDS encoding AraC family transcriptional regulator, translating into MTHSAADDKPPPRADRRMLPADPTSEEARLRYEMPPAGPRVQHVRRHLPPTLLAEPRVIKAVRRIEQDLPHDHQLAELARANGLSPFHFHRLFAEVMGEAMSGFIRRQRLDAAAIRLAASELSMLEIGTVAGYGSLAAFSRAFQRQFGVAPTVYRPAARAAVRPPVPEQLAMADRVRLERWEIRPLVGLRFHGGYDQAECYWARFADEVRLRLGLDPDTLECYALIRDNPLITPQGLIRYDCCFADPGLPEELPAPFARLPPMQISRCATLLLEAPYRKVFAAYRAIANVWTARHGEHFAEAPAMERYHAPPWRRMGQVQSFSIMVMLI; encoded by the coding sequence ATGACCCACTCCGCTGCCGACGACAAGCCGCCGCCTCGTGCCGATCGCAGGATGCTTCCGGCCGATCCGACATCGGAGGAGGCCCGCCTGCGCTACGAGATGCCGCCGGCAGGTCCGCGCGTGCAGCATGTGCGGCGCCATCTTCCGCCCACGCTGCTGGCCGAGCCGCGCGTGATCAAGGCCGTGCGCCGCATCGAGCAGGACCTTCCGCACGACCACCAGCTGGCCGAACTCGCGCGCGCCAATGGTTTGAGTCCTTTCCATTTCCACCGCCTGTTCGCCGAGGTGATGGGGGAGGCCATGAGCGGCTTCATCCGGCGCCAGCGCCTCGACGCCGCGGCGATCCGGCTCGCGGCCAGCGAACTCTCGATGCTCGAGATCGGCACCGTGGCGGGCTACGGCAGCCTCGCGGCGTTCTCGCGCGCGTTCCAGCGCCAGTTCGGCGTCGCCCCGACCGTCTACCGGCCCGCCGCGCGTGCGGCGGTGCGGCCGCCGGTGCCCGAGCAACTGGCGATGGCCGACCGCGTGCGGCTCGAGCGCTGGGAGATCCGGCCGCTGGTCGGTCTGCGCTTCCACGGCGGCTATGACCAGGCGGAGTGCTATTGGGCGCGCTTCGCCGACGAGGTGCGGCTGCGGCTGGGGCTCGACCCCGACACGCTCGAGTGCTACGCGCTGATCCGTGACAACCCCTTGATCACGCCGCAGGGGCTGATCCGCTACGACTGCTGCTTCGCCGACCCGGGCTTGCCCGAGGAATTGCCCGCGCCGTTCGCGCGTCTGCCGCCGATGCAGATCAGCCGCTGTGCCACGCTGCTGCTCGAAGCACCGTACCGCAAGGTGTTCGCGGCCTATCGCGCGATCGCGAATGTCTGGACCGCGCGCCACGGCGAGCATTTCGCCGAGGCGCCAGCGATGGAGCGCTACCACGCCCCGCCGTGGCGGCGCATGGGACAGGTCCAGTCGTTCTCGATCATGGTGATGCTGATCTGA
- a CDS encoding autotransporter outer membrane beta-barrel domain-containing protein, giving the protein MHCSVWNAALGAWVAVSELSRRRGRRPSATRVAAGLLTFVGLLADPGGAWGQPAGGNAPAVSGGTGGRGGPGNGGGAGGGNVGEYPTSNGQASATGHGGAGGNGAAGAGGAGGSVGATAVTAGATSGGHGGNGLSDPDPFYGGGGGGGGGAAVYYTTAGALTVTGATTLLGGNGGDGAPARLSGGGGGGGAGLQATAAGLVLDNLGGRIAGGNGGAGANGQWAGGGGGGGDAIVLQGGGATVRNGGIATGGAGGAALWGGFGIAAAGGEGGAGLALESNGNTLSNTGTLAGGAGGASNGQNGIGGAGLRIRGDGNAVVNSGSLLGGLAGDRVTRGDAVRISGNDNTLELRAGSAIAGTLVANGSGNLLRLAGDATDATTSLAAASYRGFAGYEKTGAGTWTLVGGTGERTPWRVLGGALSIADDAALGSADGALTLDGGTLRVTGDTAGTRGVTLGKAGGVFDVDRGRTLGLNGAVIGAGGLRKSGAGTLQLGAANGYAGGTDVAAGSLRALVTGALGTGPVSVAGNASLAFTDKADAGKLAITVAARGGAPTDNGGFLAFSDSSSAGNATITANKDAAVEFRDSSSAGNAVIENRGGITTLWFNANAGKAQITNFDGGQINLLDDASAGQARFVNESGGLIDLFDRVSADQATVVNNAGGRLRIGNLTNAGVGIGSLEGAGSVLLGAKALTTGGLNTSTTVSGTISGAGGSLVKVGSGTLTLTGANTYTGGTTVGAGTLSVNNKSGSATGTGAVQVQAGATLAGSGSIAGAVTIDKGGILAAGNSPGTLTLGALTLAGGSTLNYELGQAGVPGGALNDLINVTGNLQLDGTLNIAQSAGGSFGPGLYRLMSYGGSFTDNGLDIGTVPGSAKVADLQVQTSVANQVNLVNRAGLSLNFWDGGDSTKYNDGQIAGGSGTWRVGNPQPSMDAWADMDGKVNANWAQNQFAVFGGKAGTVTVDAAGGAVRIAGAQFATDGYVVQGDGIVVDNANSVIRVGDGTAAGATMTATLNVALSGTGGISKEDAGRLILGGTNTYTGGTTVKGGVLQGSATSLQGNIVNNAEVAFDQGKTAGTYAGTMSGTGKLRKIGTGTLTLASANSYSGGTLVDAGTLATEVTGALGSGAASVASGATLQFGGKADAGKLAIANAGTLRLQDTASAAGATVTNAAGGQVRIDLTTTGTSIGSLGGAGDVVLGTKALTTGALGTDNTISGAITGTTGSLVKVGAGTLTLAGSATYAGETRVTGGTLKAGATNAFSAASSAVVASGATLDLGGFSQKMAGLTNAGTVSLLGTVPGTTLTLTGPYVGNNGVLRLGAKLDNPGIADRLVLDGASASASGKTTVQVTNLGGLGARTSGAGIELISARNGATTTAQTSKDAFVLSGGRVDAGAYEYRLYAGDAGGEGENWYLRTEAEPGTSLPTYRAEASLFAALPNQLRQSNLGMLASLSQRIGDDDVRGSGGASTTSVDGSNRRAWGRLISTDMDIRQGGTVSPHAEGRVSGLQAGTDLWANANWRAGIYVGQLEGDTRVSGFSSGLLNGAAGRNDLRSQYLGLYGTFTSDDGFYADTVLQAGRHRYTVQPQLSAGVTGKGNSFLASIEVGKAFALGTGGWSVEPQLQLIHQRLRLDDVAIPGALVQQDADSSWTARAGVRIKGSFATGAGTLQPYARLNVYRSSKGNDIARFVNPAAITPVGAPIGGTSTELAAGFTLALSQRKSLYGELGKQWASGGVARVGSSINAGVGVRVKW; this is encoded by the coding sequence ATCCATTGCAGCGTCTGGAACGCTGCGCTCGGCGCGTGGGTCGCCGTTTCCGAACTGTCGCGGCGACGCGGTCGGCGCCCTTCGGCGACACGGGTTGCGGCCGGCCTGCTGACGTTCGTGGGCCTGCTGGCCGATCCCGGCGGGGCGTGGGGGCAGCCGGCCGGCGGCAACGCGCCCGCCGTCAGCGGCGGTACCGGCGGGCGTGGCGGTCCTGGCAATGGCGGCGGCGCCGGAGGCGGCAACGTCGGCGAATATCCGACCAGCAACGGTCAGGCGTCGGCGACCGGACATGGCGGTGCCGGCGGCAACGGCGCGGCGGGCGCCGGTGGCGCCGGCGGGTCGGTCGGCGCCACCGCAGTGACGGCCGGTGCGACGAGCGGGGGCCATGGCGGCAACGGGCTGTCCGATCCCGATCCCTTCTATGGCGGTGGCGGCGGTGGCGGCGGCGGCGCGGCGGTCTACTACACGACCGCCGGTGCCCTCACGGTGACTGGCGCGACCACCCTGCTCGGCGGCAATGGCGGCGATGGTGCGCCGGCCCGCCTCAGCGGCGGTGGTGGCGGCGGCGGCGCGGGACTGCAGGCCACGGCCGCGGGGCTCGTGCTGGACAACCTGGGCGGCCGCATCGCCGGCGGCAACGGCGGTGCGGGCGCCAACGGGCAGTGGGCCGGCGGCGGAGGTGGTGGCGGCGATGCCATCGTGCTGCAGGGCGGCGGCGCGACGGTTCGCAATGGCGGCATCGCCACCGGTGGCGCTGGCGGCGCCGCCCTTTGGGGCGGCTTCGGCATCGCGGCCGCGGGCGGCGAGGGCGGTGCCGGCCTGGCGCTCGAATCGAACGGCAACACCCTGAGCAATACCGGCACCCTGGCCGGCGGCGCGGGCGGTGCCTCGAATGGGCAGAACGGGATCGGCGGCGCGGGGCTGCGCATCCGGGGCGACGGCAATGCCGTCGTCAACAGCGGCAGCCTGCTCGGCGGTCTCGCGGGCGACCGCGTCACGCGCGGCGATGCGGTGCGCATCAGCGGCAACGACAACACGCTCGAACTGCGCGCCGGCTCCGCGATCGCCGGCACACTGGTGGCGAACGGCAGCGGCAACCTGCTGCGCCTGGCCGGCGACGCGACCGACGCCACGACCTCGCTGGCCGCCGCGAGCTACCGCGGCTTCGCCGGCTACGAGAAGACCGGTGCCGGCACCTGGACACTGGTCGGCGGCACGGGCGAGCGCACGCCCTGGCGGGTGCTGGGCGGCGCGCTCTCGATCGCCGACGACGCCGCCCTCGGCAGCGCCGATGGCGCGCTCACGCTCGACGGCGGAACGCTGCGCGTGACCGGCGACACGGCGGGCACGCGCGGCGTCACGCTCGGCAAGGCCGGCGGCGTGTTCGACGTCGATCGGGGCCGCACGCTGGGCCTGAACGGTGCCGTGATCGGCGCGGGCGGCCTGCGCAAGAGCGGCGCGGGCACCTTGCAGTTGGGCGCGGCCAACGGCTACGCGGGCGGTACCGACGTCGCGGCGGGTTCGCTGCGGGCACTGGTCACGGGCGCGCTGGGCACGGGGCCGGTGTCGGTCGCGGGCAATGCCTCGCTGGCCTTCACCGACAAGGCCGACGCGGGCAAGCTCGCGATCACCGTGGCCGCGCGCGGCGGTGCGCCGACCGACAACGGCGGCTTCCTCGCGTTCAGCGACAGCAGCTCGGCCGGCAATGCGACCATCACGGCGAACAAGGACGCCGCGGTCGAGTTCCGCGACAGCTCGAGCGCGGGCAATGCGGTGATCGAGAACCGTGGCGGCATCACCACCCTGTGGTTCAACGCGAACGCAGGCAAGGCGCAGATCACCAACTTCGATGGCGGACAGATCAACCTGCTCGACGATGCGAGCGCCGGACAGGCGCGCTTCGTCAACGAGAGTGGCGGCCTGATCGACCTGTTCGACCGCGTCAGCGCGGACCAGGCGACGGTGGTGAACAACGCGGGCGGGCGGCTGCGTATCGGCAACCTGACGAACGCGGGGGTGGGCATTGGCTCGCTCGAAGGCGCGGGCAGCGTGCTGTTGGGCGCGAAGGCGCTGACCACGGGCGGGTTGAACACCAGCACGACGGTGTCGGGCACGATCAGTGGTGCGGGCGGTTCGCTCGTCAAGGTGGGCAGCGGCACGCTGACGCTCACGGGCGCGAACACCTACACCGGCGGTACCACCGTCGGTGCGGGCACGCTGAGCGTGAACAACAAGAGCGGCAGTGCGACGGGTACGGGTGCCGTGCAGGTGCAAGCGGGCGCGACGCTCGCTGGCAGCGGCAGCATCGCGGGCGCGGTCACCATCGACAAGGGCGGCATCCTCGCGGCGGGCAACAGCCCTGGCACGCTGACGCTCGGTGCGCTCACGCTCGCGGGTGGCTCCACGCTGAACTACGAACTCGGTCAAGCCGGTGTTCCAGGCGGCGCGCTCAACGACCTGATCAATGTCACGGGCAATCTGCAACTCGATGGCACCTTGAACATCGCGCAATCCGCTGGCGGCAGCTTCGGCCCGGGCTTGTATCGCTTGATGAGCTACGGCGGCAGCTTCACCGACAACGGCCTGGACATCGGCACGGTGCCGGGCTCGGCCAAGGTGGCCGACCTGCAGGTGCAGACCTCGGTGGCGAACCAGGTCAATCTGGTGAACCGCGCGGGCCTGTCGCTGAACTTCTGGGATGGCGGCGACAGCACGAAGTACAACGATGGCCAGATCGCCGGCGGCAGCGGCACCTGGCGCGTGGGCAATCCGCAGCCCTCGATGGATGCCTGGGCCGACATGGACGGCAAGGTCAACGCCAACTGGGCGCAGAACCAGTTCGCGGTGTTCGGCGGCAAGGCTGGCACCGTGACGGTGGATGCGGCCGGCGGCGCGGTGCGCATCGCGGGTGCGCAGTTCGCCACCGATGGCTATGTGGTGCAGGGCGATGGCATCGTGGTGGACAACGCCAACTCGGTGATCCGCGTGGGGGATGGCACTGCTGCAGGTGCGACCATGACCGCGACCCTCAATGTTGCGCTCAGCGGCACGGGCGGTATCTCGAAGGAGGATGCCGGCCGGTTGATCCTCGGTGGCACGAACACCTACACGGGCGGCACGACGGTGAAGGGTGGCGTGCTGCAGGGCAGTGCGACGAGCCTGCAGGGCAATATCGTCAACAACGCGGAAGTCGCGTTCGACCAGGGCAAGACGGCTGGCACCTATGCGGGCACGATGAGCGGCACGGGCAAGCTGCGCAAGATCGGCACCGGGACGCTGACGCTGGCCAGTGCCAACAGCTACAGCGGCGGCACGCTGGTCGATGCGGGCACGCTCGCCACCGAGGTGACAGGCGCACTCGGCAGCGGCGCGGCAAGCGTTGCATCGGGCGCCACGCTGCAGTTCGGCGGCAAGGCCGACGCGGGCAAGCTCGCTATCGCCAATGCAGGCACCTTGCGTCTGCAAGACACTGCGAGCGCTGCAGGCGCCACGGTGACCAATGCAGCGGGTGGCCAGGTGCGCATCGACCTGACGACCACTGGGACGAGCATCGGCTCGCTTGGTGGTGCAGGCGATGTGGTGCTCGGCACCAAGGCGCTGACCACCGGTGCGCTCGGCACTGACAACACGATCTCTGGCGCTATCACCGGCACGACGGGCTCGCTCGTCAAGGTTGGCGCAGGCACGCTCACACTCGCAGGCTCTGCAACGTACGCAGGCGAGACCCGCGTGACCGGCGGCACTCTTAAGGCAGGCGCCACCAACGCCTTCAGCGCCGCATCGAGCGCTGTGGTCGCCAGCGGCGCCACGCTCGACCTCGGTGGCTTCAGCCAGAAGATGGCCGGCCTGACCAACGCGGGCACGGTCTCCTTGCTCGGCACGGTCCCGGGCACCACGCTCACCTTGACTGGTCCCTACGTTGGCAACAACGGCGTGCTGCGCCTCGGCGCGAAGCTCGACAACCCGGGCATCGCAGACCGCTTGGTACTCGACGGCGCATCCGCCAGCGCCAGCGGCAAGACGACAGTGCAAGTCACCAACCTCGGCGGCCTGGGCGCCCGCACCAGCGGCGCGGGCATCGAGCTGATCAGCGCCAGGAACGGCGCCACCACCACCGCGCAGACCAGCAAGGACGCCTTCGTGCTCTCGGGCGGTCGCGTTGACGCCGGTGCCTACGAGTACCGTCTGTACGCGGGCGATGCGGGCGGCGAGGGCGAGAACTGGTACCTGCGCACTGAAGCAGAACCCGGTACCTCGCTGCCGACCTACCGCGCTGAGGCCTCCCTCTTCGCGGCACTTCCCAACCAACTGCGCCAAAGCAACCTCGGCATGCTCGCCAGCCTGAGCCAGCGCATCGGCGACGACGACGTGCGCGGCAGCGGCGGTGCAAGCACCACGAGCGTGGACGGCAGCAACCGCCGAGCCTGGGGCCGTCTGATCTCCACCGACATGGACATCCGCCAGGGCGGCACCGTCTCGCCGCATGCCGAGGGCCGCGTGAGCGGGCTGCAGGCCGGTACCGACCTGTGGGCCAATGCGAACTGGCGCGCGGGCATCTACGTGGGCCAGCTCGAGGGCGACACGCGTGTCAGCGGCTTCAGCAGCGGTCTCCTGAACGGCGCTGCAGGCCGCAACGACCTGCGCAGCCAGTACCTGGGCCTGTACGGCACCTTCACGAGCGACGATGGCTTCTATGCGGACACGGTGCTGCAGGCCGGCCGCCATCGCTACACGGTGCAGCCGCAACTGAGCGCCGGTGTCACAGGCAAGGGCAACAGCTTCCTGGCCTCGATCGAGGTGGGCAAGGCCTTCGCGCTGGGCACGGGCGGCTGGTCGGTGGAGCCGCAACTGCAGCTGATCCACCAGCGCCTGCGCCTGGACGACGTGGCGATCCCCGGTGCGCTGGTGCAGCAGGACGCCGACAGCAGCTGGACCGCACGCGCTGGTGTGCGCATCAAGGGCAGCTTCGCGACGGGCGCTGGCACGCTGCAGCCGTATGCGCGCCTGAACGTCTACCGCAGCTCGAAGGGCAACGACATCGCGCGCTTCGTGAACCCGGCGGCGATCACGCCGGTGGGCGCGCCGATCGGCGGCACGAGCACCGAACTGGCCGCGGGCTTCACGCTGGCATTGAGCCAGCGCAAGAGCCTGTATGGCGAGCTGGGCAAGCAGTGGGCTTCAGGTGGCGTGGCGCGCGTCGGCAGCTCGATCAATGCAGGGGTGGGTGTGCGCGTGAAGTGGTAA